A section of the Nitrospirota bacterium genome encodes:
- a CDS encoding carbamoyltransferase produces the protein MYILGISAYYHDSAAVLLQDGIIEAAAQEERFTRKKHDHEFPHKAVQYCLSEAGISMDQVEHVVFYDKPLTKFDRMLETYFSFIPQGWQSFSAAMPVWLKQKLHLRKIIKKELKWEGKLLFTEHHEAHAASAFFPSPFKEGALICFDGVGEWATTSWGVGKGNRVELKQEIKFPHSIGLLYSAFTYYTGFKVNSGEYKVMGLAPYGDPKYVDLILDELIDLKEDGSFRLKMEYFNYCQGLTMTNSNFDRLFGGPPRKQESKLTQREMDIAASIQKVTEEVMLRIGMHVYKETGMKNLCLAGGVALNCVGNGRLLREGPFEHIWIQPAAGDAGGALGAALTIWYHYLDSPRASNGCSDSQYGSYLGPKYSMDEVKDFLVNNSYPYKELSDKALYEEVVNRLEEGKVIGWFEGRMEFGPRALGARSIIGDARNPEMQKKMNLKIKYRESFRPFAPSVLLEHVSEWFDFEGESPYMLMVASVKEDKRIPMTEAQMKLFGIEKLNVPRSEIPAVTHIDYSARIQTVDGKFNNKYYGMIRRFYEKTGCPVIVNTSFNVRGEPIVSSPEDAYKCFMRTEMDLLVLENCVLEKIKQPSWEEKTDWKTEYGLD, from the coding sequence ATGTATATACTTGGTATCAGCGCCTATTATCATGATTCTGCGGCTGTGTTGCTTCAGGATGGAATAATTGAAGCGGCCGCTCAGGAGGAACGGTTTACCCGTAAAAAACATGATCATGAGTTTCCTCATAAAGCCGTCCAATATTGCCTGAGTGAGGCCGGGATCAGTATGGATCAGGTTGAACATGTAGTATTTTACGATAAACCGCTTACTAAATTTGACAGGATGTTAGAAACGTACTTCAGCTTTATTCCCCAGGGCTGGCAGAGTTTCAGTGCGGCAATGCCAGTATGGTTAAAACAAAAACTTCACCTGCGCAAGATAATAAAGAAAGAACTGAAATGGGAAGGAAAACTCTTGTTTACAGAACATCATGAGGCGCATGCCGCCAGTGCGTTCTTTCCAAGCCCATTTAAAGAAGGGGCTCTGATCTGCTTTGACGGGGTTGGGGAGTGGGCTACAACGTCATGGGGAGTTGGAAAAGGCAACAGGGTGGAATTGAAGCAGGAAATCAAATTCCCCCATTCCATTGGATTGCTTTATTCTGCGTTTACCTATTATACCGGTTTTAAGGTTAATTCCGGTGAATACAAGGTTATGGGGCTCGCCCCGTATGGCGATCCCAAGTATGTTGATCTTATTCTGGATGAGCTTATAGACCTTAAAGAAGATGGTAGTTTCAGACTTAAGATGGAGTATTTTAATTACTGCCAGGGACTTACCATGACCAATAGTAACTTCGATAGACTCTTTGGCGGGCCGCCAAGAAAGCAGGAATCGAAACTTACACAGAGGGAGATGGACATTGCCGCCTCCATCCAGAAGGTTACTGAAGAGGTCATGCTGAGGATAGGCATGCATGTATATAAGGAAACGGGAATGAAAAACCTCTGTTTAGCCGGAGGAGTTGCTTTAAACTGCGTTGGTAACGGCAGGCTTTTGCGGGAAGGGCCGTTTGAACATATCTGGATACAGCCAGCTGCAGGTGATGCAGGCGGTGCATTGGGTGCGGCATTGACCATATGGTACCACTATCTTGACAGTCCAAGAGCATCGAATGGATGTTCAGACAGCCAGTATGGAAGCTACCTGGGCCCGAAATATTCAATGGATGAGGTAAAGGATTTTCTGGTTAATAACAGCTATCCTTATAAGGAGTTAAGTGATAAAGCGCTTTATGAGGAGGTTGTAAACCGTCTTGAAGAGGGGAAAGTGATCGGATGGTTTGAGGGAAGAATGGAGTTTGGGCCGCGGGCACTTGGGGCGAGGTCTATCATCGGTGATGCACGAAATCCTGAAATGCAGAAGAAAATGAATCTTAAAATCAAGTACAGGGAGTCTTTTCGTCCTTTTGCGCCATCGGTTCTTCTTGAACATGTATCTGAATGGTTTGATTTTGAGGGTGAAAGTCCCTACATGCTAATGGTGGCCTCTGTAAAAGAGGACAAAAGAATTCCAATGACAGAAGCACAAATGAAATTATTCGGAATAGAGAAACTTAACGTACCCCGATCGGAAATTCCTGCTGTTACCCATATAGATTACAGTGCAAGAATACAAACTGTTGATGGTAAATTTAATAATAAATACTACGGAATGATTAGGAGATTTTACGAAAAGACGGGATGTCCTGTAATTGTGAATACCAGTTTCAACGTCAGAGG